The DNA region GTCGATCGACACCGTCCTCTACTTCAAGGTGGTCGACTCGGTCCGGGCCACCTACGAGATCTCCAACTTCCTCCAGGCCATCGAGCAGCTCACCGTCACCACGCTGCGTAACGTGATCGGTTCGCTGGACCTGGAGCGCGCGCTCACCAGCCGCGAGGAGATCAACCGGCACCTGTCCGGCGTACTGGACGAGACCACCGGCCGGTGGGGCATCAAGGTGACCCGGGTAGAGATCAAGGCGATCGAGCCGCCGCCGAGCATCCGCGACTCGATGGAGAAGCAGATGCGCGCCGAGCGGGACCGCCGTGCCGCGATCCTCAACGCCGAGGGGCACAAGCAGTCGCAGATCCTCACCGCCGAGGGTGAGAAGCAGGCCGCGGTGCTGCGCGCCGACGGTGACCGCCAGGCCCGGATCCTCCAAGCCGAGGGTCAGGCCAAGGCGATCCGGACCGTGTTCGACGCGATCCACACCGCCAACCCGAGCCAGAAGGTGCTCGCCTACCAGTACCTCCAGGCCCTGCCGCAGATCGCCAACGGCACCGCCAACAAGGTGTGGATCGTGCCGGCCGAGCTGACCAAGGCCCTGGAGGGCATGGGCGGCGCACTCGGCGGGCTGAGCCAGATGGTCGGCGACGCGCCGAGCCCGAAGGCCTCCGACGACGCCAGCGCGGTCGAGCGCGAGGCCGCCGAGGCGGCGCAGGCCGCCGCCGCTGCCGCCCAGGAGATCCACAACGAGGTACGGGTGGCCGAGGCGCAGGCCACCGGCGGCAAGGCCCCGCAGGGGCTGCCCGCGCCGGAGCCGGTCTCGCCGACGAGCCTGCTCAACGACCCGGCCGACCAGCGCGAGCGCGGCTGATCCGTCCGCCGGCGGGCGCGCCCATCCCCTGGGCGCGCCCGCCGTTTCGCCGTTATGGCGCGGTCCGGCTGGCGTGGTCCCCGCCGTTACGCCGTAACGGCGCGGTCCGGCCCGCCTTGACCCCGCCGTTTCGGCGTAACGGAGTCGATCTTCGGCATCGGTAATGCGAGAAAGCCTCATGGCGGGCTGCGGTGTTTGCCACCATCGGTCGTAGGGCCGGTCCGGCCTGGGGCACCGGGGCGCTCTCGGGTGCGTCCCGCGCGAGGTCTGTGGATGAGCGAGGTGAGGCATGGATCCGCTGCGCCGTTTGTGGTCCGCGCCGCAGGTGCCGGGCAAGCACGATCCCCAGGGCCCGTTGGGTACCCGGCGGACCGGGGGTGGCTTCGGGGTACTGCCCTTCGTCGACGACCCGGGCCCACCCAGGCCGGCCACCAACGCCAGTTGGGCCTGGTCACTGCGCCGGCTGGCCCGAGCGGCGGTCTGGCTGCTGCCGGCGTACGCGATTCTTTATGGTCTGGTCGCGATGGCCAGCGACGGCGGGGTCGGCAATGATCCCTACCCGGCCGACGGGCGGGCCCTGTACCTGGTAGGCTGGGTGGCCGCGGTCTGGCTCGGCCTGCTGGCCCTGCTCGGGCTGACCGGCCTGCTGGCCGCCACCCGCAGCCGTCATTCCGCCGTCGCCGGACTGCTGATCAGCATCGCCGGTACGGTGCTGATGCTGCCGTTCGCCGGGCTGGCCGAACAGACACCGGTCTTCGGTACCACCGCACGGACCCTGGTGCTGGTGGGCGCCACCTGCTACAGCCTGGGCTGGCTGTGCACCGGTTGGGCGGTGGCCCGGTCGGGGGCGTTCAGCATCGGCGACGGCGTCATGCTGATGATCGCCAGCCCGCTGCTGGGTCTGGGGGGCGCGTTGATCGGTTCCTTGCAGACCTTCGGGGCGATCTTCGTGCTGATCGCCAGCATCGGCATCGCGTACCGTTCCGGGCGGCTGATGCCCCGGGAGATCCTCTACGACGCGGCCAGCGCCAGCGTCGCCACGGCCCGCCCACCCGGCCCGATCGGCCCCGGCCCGGCCTGACCAGGGCAAAGAGTGCTGGAGGCTTGCCGTGAATTGGCTGACAACCCGGCCGTTGAGGTGGTCGGTAGGTGGCTTTCGCGGCAATCCTGGGGACCATGGCCTCCCCTACGCCGCTGTCGCGGCTGTTCACCGTGCTGCTGACCGGCGTGCTCGCCGGACTCGTGCTGGCGGTCGCCGTACTGCCGGTCAATCTGGTGTTCGGCTTCGCCGCCCAGGCCGCGCTCGGTAACTACGCCGCACTGCCGGACGCCTTGCGGACCCCGGCCACCCCGCAACGTTCCTACCTCTACGCCAACGACGGCAAGACGTTGATCACCACGTTCTACGACGTCAACCGCACCGACGTGACGCTTGCCGAGATCGCGCCGGTGATGCGCCAGGCGATCGTGGCAGCCGAGGACCGCCGCTTCTACGACCACGGTGGCGTCGACCTGCGCGGCATGTTCCGGGCGCTGGTCCGCAACGTCACCTCCGGCACCGAGCAGGGTGGCTCGACGCTGACCATGCAGTACGTGCGCAACGTGCTCAAGACCGACCCGAACCGCACCGCCGAGGAACGGGCCGCGGCCACCGAGCAGACCGTCGGGCGCAAGATCCAGGAGATCCGGTACGCCAACGCCCTGGAACAGCGCCTCGGCAAGGACGAGATCCTCAACCGCTACCTCAACATCGCGTACTTCGGTTCCGGGGCGTACGGCATCGCTGCCGCCAGCCAGCGCTACTTCTCCAAGGCGCCGGCCGACCTGACCCTCGCCGAGGCGGCGTTGCTGGCCGGCCTGGTGCAGGCGCCGGAGGCGTACAGCCCGATCGACGGTGACGCCGACGCGGCGCTGACCCGGCGGGCGTACGTCCTGGATTCCATGGTCGCGACCGGGGCGATCACCGCCGAGCAGGCGAGAAGCGCGAAGGCCGAGAAGGTGAAGCTGGACCCCAGCGACCAGGCCAACGGCTGCGCAGCCACGGTCAGCTCCCGCGACGGGTGGGGCTTCTTCTGCGACTACCTGCGCCGTTGGTGGATGGAGCAGCCCGCGTTCGGCGACACCGTCGCCGAGCGGGAGCAGGCGCTGCGCCGGGGCGGCTACAGCGTGGTCACCACCCTCGACCCGAAGGTCCAGAAGACCGCGCAGCAGCAGGCCACAAGCATCTACGGGTACGACAACAAGCGCGCGGTGCCGATCGCCGCGGTCGAACCGGGCACCGGTCGGGTCCTCGCCATGGCGGTCAACCGGCACTACAGCCTCGACGACAACCCGGACGGGCAGCTCAACTACCCGAACACTGTCAACCCGCTGATCTCCGGTGGAGGCAGCGTCGCCGGATACCAGGCCGGCTCGACGTTCAAGCTGTTCACCATGCTCGCCGCGCTGGAGTCCGGCCGTACCCTGGCGACCGGTTTCGACGCGCCCAGCAGGCTGCCCACCCGGTACGCCGCCGGCACCGACGACAGCAGCTGCAACGGCCAGTGGTGCCCGGCGAACGCCAACCCGCAGTGGATGAACGGCTACCGGATGATGTGGGACGGCTTCGGCCGCTCGGTCAACACGTACTTCGTCTGGCTGGCCGAGCAGGTCGGCCAGGACAAGGTGGTCGAGATGGCCCAGCGGCTGGGCATCACCTTCCGCGCCGAGGCCGACGCGCGCTTTGCCGAGGACAACGCGTCCAACTGGGGGGCCTTCACCCTCGGCGTGTCCGCCACCACCCCGCTGGACCTGGCCAACGCGTACGCCACCGTGGCGGCCGAGGGCACGTACTGCGCGCCGTTGCCCGTGGTGTCGGTGACCGCGCCGGACGGGCAGCGGCTGCCGGTCGGTGACCCCTCCTGCCGGCAGGTGCTCGACCCGGACGTGGCGCGGGCCGCCACCGACGCGGCGCGCTGCCCGGTGGGTCAGCAGTCGGCGTTCGCGCAGTGCAACGGTGGTACGGCCACTGCGGTGAACCGCATCCTCGACGGGCGTCCGGTGGCCGGTAAGACCGGCAGCTCCGAGCAGGCCGCCACGGAGACCTTCGTCGGCTTCACCCCGCAGGTGGCGGTGGCCGGCATCGC from Micromonospora sp. NBC_01739 includes:
- a CDS encoding transglycosylase domain-containing protein, with protein sequence MASPTPLSRLFTVLLTGVLAGLVLAVAVLPVNLVFGFAAQAALGNYAALPDALRTPATPQRSYLYANDGKTLITTFYDVNRTDVTLAEIAPVMRQAIVAAEDRRFYDHGGVDLRGMFRALVRNVTSGTEQGGSTLTMQYVRNVLKTDPNRTAEERAAATEQTVGRKIQEIRYANALEQRLGKDEILNRYLNIAYFGSGAYGIAAASQRYFSKAPADLTLAEAALLAGLVQAPEAYSPIDGDADAALTRRAYVLDSMVATGAITAEQARSAKAEKVKLDPSDQANGCAATVSSRDGWGFFCDYLRRWWMEQPAFGDTVAEREQALRRGGYSVVTTLDPKVQKTAQQQATSIYGYDNKRAVPIAAVEPGTGRVLAMAVNRHYSLDDNPDGQLNYPNTVNPLISGGGSVAGYQAGSTFKLFTMLAALESGRTLATGFDAPSRLPTRYAAGTDDSSCNGQWCPANANPQWMNGYRMMWDGFGRSVNTYFVWLAEQVGQDKVVEMAQRLGITFRAEADARFAEDNASNWGAFTLGVSATTPLDLANAYATVAAEGTYCAPLPVVSVTAPDGQRLPVGDPSCRQVLDPDVARAATDAARCPVGQQSAFAQCNGGTATAVNRILDGRPVAGKTGSSEQAATETFVGFTPQVAVAGIAANPDDPTDLVGSAVQARVIEAVARIIATAVDGEPAESFTAPSRALVGDPRRPVERSPLDERRPTTERGQSDLPRWLQNRG
- a CDS encoding SPFH domain-containing protein produces the protein MELVIPVLLIGIALIGVITLAKALRIVPQQRQDVVERLGRYKRTLNPGLNLLVPFVDSVRTKVDMREQVVSFPPQPVITSDNLVVSIDTVLYFKVVDSVRATYEISNFLQAIEQLTVTTLRNVIGSLDLERALTSREEINRHLSGVLDETTGRWGIKVTRVEIKAIEPPPSIRDSMEKQMRAERDRRAAILNAEGHKQSQILTAEGEKQAAVLRADGDRQARILQAEGQAKAIRTVFDAIHTANPSQKVLAYQYLQALPQIANGTANKVWIVPAELTKALEGMGGALGGLSQMVGDAPSPKASDDASAVEREAAEAAQAAAAAAQEIHNEVRVAEAQATGGKAPQGLPAPEPVSPTSLLNDPADQRERG